A single window of Mycobacterium sp. ITM-2016-00318 DNA harbors:
- a CDS encoding acyl-CoA dehydrogenase family protein, with translation MDLAFESETEEFRAEVRDFLAANSEHFPTKSYDTAEGFEQHRAWDKVLFDAGLSVIAWPKRYGGRDATLLQWVVYEEEYFRAGAPGRASANGTSMLAPTLFAHGTEEQLDRVLPKMASGEEIWAQAWSEPESGSDLASLRSTATRTEGGWKLNGQKIWSSRAPFGDRAFGLFRSDPEAERHKGLTYFMFDLDADGVTVRPIAQLGGDTGFGEIFLDDVFVPDHDVIGQVHDGWRAAMSTSSNERGMSLRSPARFLAPAERLVELWKANPDPVFTDRVADAWIKAQAYRLHTFGTVTRLAAGGELGAESSITKVFWSDLDVALHQTALDLRGADGELADAWTEGLLFALGGPIYAGTNEIQRNIIAERLLGLPREPKGTK, from the coding sequence ATGGACCTCGCCTTCGAAAGCGAGACGGAGGAGTTCAGGGCCGAGGTCCGGGACTTCCTTGCCGCCAACTCCGAGCACTTCCCCACCAAGTCCTACGACACCGCTGAGGGCTTCGAACAGCATCGGGCATGGGACAAAGTGCTTTTCGACGCCGGCCTGTCGGTTATCGCGTGGCCGAAGCGCTACGGCGGCCGCGACGCCACGCTGCTGCAGTGGGTGGTGTACGAGGAGGAGTACTTCCGCGCCGGTGCACCGGGGCGCGCCAGCGCCAACGGGACGTCGATGCTCGCGCCGACGCTGTTCGCCCACGGCACCGAGGAACAACTCGACCGCGTGCTCCCGAAGATGGCCAGCGGCGAGGAGATCTGGGCGCAGGCGTGGTCGGAGCCGGAGTCGGGCAGCGATTTGGCATCGCTGCGCTCCACCGCGACCAGGACCGAGGGCGGCTGGAAACTCAACGGCCAGAAAATCTGGAGTTCGCGGGCGCCGTTCGGCGACAGGGCCTTCGGGCTGTTCCGGTCCGATCCCGAGGCCGAGCGGCACAAGGGGCTCACCTACTTCATGTTCGACCTCGACGCCGACGGCGTAACGGTGCGCCCGATCGCGCAGCTCGGCGGCGACACCGGCTTCGGCGAGATCTTCCTCGACGACGTCTTCGTTCCCGATCACGACGTGATCGGGCAGGTACACGACGGCTGGCGCGCCGCGATGAGCACGTCGAGCAACGAGCGCGGAATGTCGCTCCGCAGCCCGGCGCGTTTCCTCGCACCCGCCGAGCGACTCGTCGAACTCTGGAAGGCAAACCCGGATCCGGTGTTCACCGATCGGGTCGCCGACGCGTGGATCAAGGCGCAGGCGTACCGGTTGCACACGTTCGGGACCGTCACGCGGCTGGCCGCGGGAGGTGAGCTCGGCGCCGAGTCGTCGATCACCAAGGTGTTCTGGTCCGATCTCGACGTCGCGCTGCATCAGACCGCGCTGGACTTGCGTGGGGCGGACGGCGAGCTCGCGGATGCGTGGACCGAAGGGCTGCTGTTCGCGCTCGGCGGCCCGATCTACGCAGGCACCAACGAGATTCAGCGCAACATCATCGCCGAGCGGCTTCTCGGCCTGCCCCGCGAGCCCAAGGGGACCAAGTGA
- the hsaD gene encoding 4,5:9,10-diseco-3-hydroxy-5,9,17-trioxoandrosta-1(10),2-diene-4-oate hydrolase — protein sequence MTSFAAETAQQQEITFESTSRYAQVRDDMRLHYHEAGVGNEKTVVLLHGGGPGASSWSNFGRNIGVLAKHFHVIAVDQPGYGHSDKHTEHEQYNRYSATALLNLFDHLGIESAELVGNSLGGGTAVRFALDNGRRAGRLVLMGPGGLSVNLFSPDPTEGVKLLGRFTAEPTRENMEKFLRIMVYDQNLVTPELIDERFEIASQPESLAAARAMGKSFGGADFELGMMWREVYKLRQRVLLIWGREDRVNPLDGALVALKQIPKVQLHVFGQCGHWAQLEKFDEFNKLTIDFLGGGS from the coding sequence ATGACGTCTTTCGCCGCCGAAACCGCACAACAGCAAGAGATCACGTTCGAGTCGACCTCCCGCTATGCGCAGGTCCGCGACGATATGCGGCTGCATTACCACGAGGCGGGCGTCGGCAACGAGAAGACGGTCGTGCTCCTGCACGGTGGTGGGCCTGGTGCGTCCAGCTGGTCGAACTTCGGGCGCAACATCGGGGTGTTGGCAAAACACTTCCATGTGATCGCGGTCGACCAGCCGGGCTACGGCCACTCCGACAAGCACACCGAGCACGAGCAGTACAACCGCTACAGCGCCACCGCGCTGCTGAACCTGTTCGACCACCTCGGCATCGAAAGCGCTGAACTGGTGGGCAACTCGCTCGGCGGCGGTACCGCCGTGCGGTTCGCCTTGGACAACGGCCGACGCGCCGGGCGCCTCGTGTTGATGGGGCCAGGGGGACTGTCGGTCAACCTGTTCTCCCCGGATCCCACCGAAGGCGTCAAGCTGCTCGGCAGGTTCACCGCGGAGCCGACGCGGGAGAATATGGAGAAGTTCTTGCGCATCATGGTCTACGACCAGAATCTCGTGACGCCGGAGTTGATCGACGAGCGGTTCGAGATCGCCAGCCAGCCCGAGTCGCTGGCCGCGGCGCGGGCGATGGGAAAGTCGTTCGGAGGCGCCGATTTCGAGCTCGGCATGATGTGGCGTGAGGTCTACAAGCTGCGCCAGCGCGTGCTGCTCATCTGGGGCCGCGAGGACCGCGTCAATCCCCTCGACGGCGCTCTGGTGGCCCTCAAGCAGATTCCGAAGGTGCAGTTGCACGTCTTCGGGCAGTGTGGACACTGGGCACAGCTGGAGAAGTTCGACGAGTTCAACAAGTTGACCATCGATTTCCTTGGAGGTGGGTCGTGA
- a CDS encoding MFS transporter — protein sequence MSEPGAAVPTGLKRVVVASMAGTVVEWYEFFLYGTAATLVFNKVFFPASDSAYGAIFAAFLTYAVGFVARPLGGVVFGHFGDKFGRKKLLQFAILLVGVVTFLMGCLPTYAQIGVWAPVLLVVLRFLQGFAVGGEWGGAVLLVAEHSPNKSRAFWASWPQAAVPVGNMLATVVLWVLTATLSDEDFLSWGWRIAFWLSAVVVLVGYYVRTKVTDAPIFVEAQKEVERVKAVSYGVVEVLKRYPRGVFTAMGLRFAENVMYYLVVIVSITYLKVHVGVDTNAILRYMLVAHAVHFAVIPLVGRLADRVGRRPVYAVGTVLAATWGFFAFPMMDSANYLLIIAAIVIGLMIHALMYAPQPAIMAEMFPTRMRYSGVSLGYQVTSIVAGSAAPAISVKLLETFDSWVPIAIYLAISAAITLVAVYYLRETRGLDLETVDEADRDDLARAGVV from the coding sequence ATGAGCGAGCCTGGCGCGGCGGTCCCGACCGGACTCAAACGCGTTGTCGTCGCCTCGATGGCGGGCACCGTCGTCGAGTGGTACGAGTTCTTCCTGTACGGGACGGCGGCCACGCTGGTCTTCAACAAGGTGTTCTTTCCGGCGAGTGACAGCGCCTACGGCGCCATCTTCGCTGCCTTCCTCACCTATGCGGTCGGCTTCGTCGCCCGTCCGCTCGGCGGCGTGGTGTTCGGGCACTTCGGCGACAAGTTCGGCCGCAAGAAGCTTCTGCAGTTCGCGATCCTGCTCGTCGGTGTCGTCACGTTCCTGATGGGCTGCCTGCCGACCTACGCCCAGATCGGCGTCTGGGCGCCGGTGCTGCTTGTGGTTCTGCGTTTCCTACAGGGCTTCGCGGTCGGTGGTGAGTGGGGCGGCGCGGTGCTGCTGGTGGCGGAACACAGCCCGAACAAGAGCCGTGCCTTCTGGGCCAGTTGGCCACAGGCGGCGGTTCCTGTCGGCAACATGCTCGCCACCGTCGTGCTGTGGGTACTCACCGCGACGCTGTCGGACGAAGACTTCCTGTCCTGGGGTTGGCGGATCGCCTTCTGGCTGTCTGCCGTTGTGGTGCTGGTCGGCTATTACGTGCGGACGAAGGTCACCGATGCGCCGATTTTCGTTGAGGCGCAAAAGGAAGTCGAGCGGGTCAAGGCCGTCTCCTACGGGGTGGTCGAGGTACTCAAGCGGTATCCGCGCGGGGTGTTCACCGCGATGGGTCTGCGGTTCGCCGAGAACGTCATGTACTACCTCGTCGTGATCGTGTCCATCACGTATCTCAAGGTGCACGTCGGTGTGGACACCAACGCGATCCTGCGCTACATGCTCGTCGCGCACGCCGTGCACTTCGCCGTCATTCCACTGGTCGGCAGGCTGGCCGACCGGGTAGGTCGCAGGCCCGTCTACGCCGTCGGCACGGTGCTCGCGGCGACGTGGGGCTTCTTCGCGTTCCCGATGATGGACAGCGCGAACTATCTGCTCATCATCGCCGCCATCGTCATCGGGCTGATGATCCACGCGCTGATGTACGCGCCGCAGCCGGCGATCATGGCCGAGATGTTCCCCACCCGGATGCGGTATTCCGGTGTGTCCCTTGGCTATCAGGTCACCTCGATCGTGGCGGGTTCCGCGGCACCCGCCATCTCGGTGAAGCTGCTGGAGACCTTCGACTCCTGGGTGCCGATCGCGATCTACCTGGCGATCTCCGCGGCGATCACCCTCGTCGCGGTGTACTACCTGCGAGAGACGAGGGGGCTCGACCTGGAAACCGTCGACGAGGCCGACCGTGATGATCTCGCCAGGGCCGGGGTCGTATGA
- a CDS encoding alpha/beta fold hydrolase: MPFIDHPKGRAYYRHWAAQDPRAVVIFLHGFGEHTGVYHRYGFALNAAGIDLWATDQFGHGLTPGPRGDFGSIADSSDLADTLTEVAEGERPGLPLFAQGHSFGAVVTLTRLLDQPDRYRAGVISGAPLVPIPELLDTESTFDLDPLWLSEDPFYLDALVNDPLAFIDADGGPLARALDTAWDRFGKDLPTLTVPTLAVHGVADPIAPVGAVKAYAEQIDPLTLREFPGGRHDILNDTMHREVATAITEFLDEAI; encoded by the coding sequence ATGCCGTTCATCGATCATCCGAAAGGCCGCGCCTACTACCGCCATTGGGCGGCGCAGGATCCGCGCGCCGTCGTCATATTCCTGCACGGCTTCGGCGAGCACACCGGCGTCTACCACCGGTACGGGTTCGCGCTAAACGCCGCAGGCATCGACCTGTGGGCGACCGACCAGTTCGGCCACGGCCTCACTCCCGGCCCGCGGGGCGACTTCGGCTCCATCGCCGACAGTTCCGATCTGGCTGACACCCTCACCGAGGTCGCCGAGGGCGAGCGGCCGGGGCTGCCGTTGTTCGCCCAGGGCCATTCGTTCGGCGCGGTGGTCACGCTGACGCGGCTGCTCGATCAACCCGACCGCTACCGCGCCGGCGTGATCTCAGGCGCTCCGCTGGTGCCGATCCCCGAACTTCTCGACACGGAGAGCACGTTCGACCTGGATCCGCTCTGGCTGTCCGAGGACCCGTTCTATCTCGACGCGTTGGTCAACGACCCGCTGGCGTTCATCGACGCCGACGGCGGGCCGCTGGCCCGTGCACTGGACACCGCGTGGGACCGATTCGGCAAGGACCTGCCTACATTGACGGTTCCGACGCTGGCCGTGCACGGTGTCGCCGACCCGATCGCGCCCGTCGGCGCGGTGAAGGCGTATGCGGAACAGATAGACCCGTTGACCCTCAGGGAGTTTCCCGGCGGCCGCCACGACATCCTCAACGACACCATGCACCGAGAGGTGGCGACTGCGATCACCGAGTTCCTCGACGAAGCGATCTAG
- a CDS encoding acyl-CoA dehydrogenase encodes MKFDLDEQQRDFAASIDAALGAAAVPAAVRAWAEGDTAPGRKVWSTLTDLGVTALLVPERYDGVDAHPVDLVVAAERLGYWGVPGPLTESIAVAPILLADDERCGALASGELTATVAVPPHVPRAVDADSAGVILVAVEGEVRDGSVGEPHESVDPARKLFDVAATGEARSVDTAKAFEYGVLANAAQLVGAGQAMLDGSVAYAKQRSQFGRTIGSYQAIKHKLADVYIAVELARPLIYGAALSLAEGSDDTARDVSAALVAAADAALLSARSSLQTHGAIGFTQEHDLSLLLLRVQALRSAWGDPTWHRRRVLEAL; translated from the coding sequence GTGAAGTTCGATCTCGACGAACAGCAGCGCGACTTCGCGGCCAGCATCGACGCCGCGCTCGGCGCTGCGGCGGTGCCCGCTGCGGTGCGCGCCTGGGCGGAGGGCGACACCGCACCCGGCCGCAAGGTCTGGTCGACGCTGACCGATCTGGGCGTGACGGCGCTATTGGTGCCCGAGCGCTACGACGGCGTCGACGCTCACCCCGTCGACCTCGTCGTCGCAGCCGAACGGCTCGGATACTGGGGGGTCCCCGGGCCGCTCACCGAGTCCATCGCGGTGGCACCGATTCTGCTTGCAGACGACGAACGCTGCGGTGCGCTCGCCTCCGGTGAGCTGACCGCGACCGTCGCCGTGCCCCCGCACGTGCCTCGCGCGGTCGACGCCGATTCCGCAGGCGTGATCCTGGTCGCGGTTGAGGGCGAGGTTCGCGACGGCAGTGTGGGCGAGCCGCACGAATCCGTCGACCCGGCCAGAAAGCTCTTCGACGTGGCCGCCACCGGCGAAGCTCGAAGCGTCGACACCGCAAAGGCTTTCGAGTACGGCGTGCTCGCCAATGCCGCGCAGCTGGTCGGCGCGGGTCAGGCCATGCTCGATGGCTCGGTCGCCTACGCCAAGCAGCGCAGCCAGTTCGGCCGCACCATCGGGTCCTACCAGGCGATCAAACACAAGTTGGCCGATGTGTACATCGCGGTCGAGTTGGCCAGGCCGCTGATCTACGGCGCGGCGTTGTCGCTGGCGGAAGGATCGGACGACACCGCACGCGACGTGAGCGCCGCGCTGGTGGCCGCCGCGGACGCCGCGCTGCTCTCGGCCCGCTCGTCGCTGCAGACCCACGGCGCGATCGGTTTCACGCAGGAGCACGATCTGTCGCTGCTTCTGCTGCGGGTACAGGCGTTGCGGTCGGCCTGGGGCGACCCGACATGGCACCGACGCCGGGTATTGGAGGCCTTGTAG
- a CDS encoding acyl-CoA dehydrogenase family protein gives MSEERELLRETVAALAEKHASPASVRKTIESQSGYDESLWKLLCEQVGAAALVVPEELGGAGGELADAAVVLEELGRTLAPTPLLGTTLAELALLAADEPDNDAIEKLAEGAAIGTVVFDPGFVINGAIADVVVATDGATLTRWTTFTATPVGTMDPTRPLARLEPAGTADIGSDPGLADIAAILVAAEQVGAASRCLDLTVEYAKDRVQFGRPIGSFQALKHRMADLYVAVQSARAVVNEAVAEPSATSAALARFSASDAFSKVAAEAVQIHGGIAITWEHDIQLYFKRAHGSAQLLGPPREHLRRLESEVL, from the coding sequence ATGAGCGAGGAACGAGAGCTGCTGCGTGAAACCGTCGCCGCGCTGGCCGAGAAACACGCCTCGCCCGCGTCGGTGCGCAAGACCATCGAATCGCAGAGCGGCTACGACGAGTCGCTGTGGAAGCTGCTGTGCGAGCAGGTCGGAGCCGCCGCACTGGTCGTGCCCGAGGAGCTGGGCGGCGCGGGCGGTGAGCTCGCCGACGCGGCCGTCGTCCTCGAGGAGCTGGGCAGGACGCTCGCGCCGACACCGCTGCTCGGCACGACGCTGGCTGAGCTCGCGTTGCTCGCCGCCGACGAGCCCGACAACGATGCGATCGAGAAGTTGGCCGAGGGCGCGGCGATCGGAACCGTGGTCTTCGACCCGGGCTTCGTGATCAACGGCGCGATCGCCGATGTCGTCGTCGCGACCGACGGTGCGACGCTGACCCGCTGGACCACGTTCACCGCCACACCCGTCGGCACCATGGACCCCACGCGGCCGTTGGCGCGATTGGAGCCCGCAGGCACGGCGGACATCGGCTCGGACCCCGGCCTTGCCGACATCGCCGCGATCCTGGTGGCGGCCGAGCAGGTCGGCGCCGCTTCGAGGTGCCTCGACCTGACCGTCGAATACGCCAAGGACCGCGTTCAGTTCGGCCGCCCGATCGGCAGCTTCCAGGCCCTCAAACACCGGATGGCCGACCTCTACGTCGCCGTGCAGTCGGCGCGCGCGGTGGTCAATGAGGCCGTCGCCGAGCCGTCGGCGACCTCGGCCGCGCTGGCGCGGTTCTCGGCCAGCGACGCGTTCTCGAAGGTCGCCGCGGAGGCTGTGCAGATCCACGGCGGTATCGCGATCACCTGGGAGCACGACATCCAGCTGTACTTCAAGCGCGCGCACGGCAGCGCCCAGTTGCTCGGCCCACCGAGAGAGCATCTGCGCAGGCTCGAATCCGAAGTGCTTTAG
- a CDS encoding LysR family transcriptional regulator, with protein sequence MAKIAGVICKNAGMTASSGRRPSADDLLVLLAVGRSGRYNTAAEELGLNHTTISRRIAALEESIGGRVLARVPGGWELTDLGREALAAAEAVESAVRSLTTDSEGSRGLEGVVRISATDGFSAYIAAPAAAQVQRRHPKVAVEIVAATRRATQQRSGLDIEVVVGEPQVHRAEAIRLGDYCLGLYGAREYLSEHGSPTSIDDLIHYPLVYFIDSMLQVDDLDLAASFAPTMRESVTSTNVFVHVEATRAAAGIGLLPCFMADRHDDLVRLLPESVAVRLSYWLVTRPETLRRPEVGAVVEAIRTRVGEQRDILLGIDANA encoded by the coding sequence ATGGCCAAAATTGCAGGAGTTATCTGCAAAAATGCAGGTATGACCGCTTCGTCGGGTCGCAGGCCGAGCGCCGACGACCTCCTCGTGTTGCTGGCCGTCGGTCGGTCCGGCCGCTACAACACGGCCGCCGAGGAACTCGGCCTCAACCACACCACGATTTCACGACGCATCGCCGCACTCGAGGAGTCGATCGGCGGCCGGGTGCTGGCCCGCGTCCCGGGCGGTTGGGAGCTGACCGATCTGGGTCGCGAGGCGCTCGCGGCCGCGGAGGCGGTGGAGTCCGCGGTGCGCTCGCTCACCACGGACTCGGAGGGCTCGCGGGGATTGGAAGGCGTGGTGCGCATCTCGGCGACGGACGGTTTCAGCGCCTACATCGCCGCACCGGCCGCCGCACAGGTGCAGCGCAGGCATCCGAAGGTCGCCGTGGAGATCGTCGCGGCCACCCGGCGTGCCACGCAGCAGCGTTCCGGCCTGGACATCGAAGTGGTTGTCGGCGAACCGCAGGTGCATCGCGCGGAGGCGATCCGCCTCGGCGACTACTGCCTGGGCTTGTACGGCGCGCGGGAGTACCTCAGCGAACACGGTTCACCGACGAGCATCGACGATCTGATTCACTACCCGCTCGTCTATTTCATCGATTCGATGCTTCAGGTCGACGACCTCGACCTGGCGGCGAGCTTTGCTCCGACAATGCGCGAATCGGTCACGTCCACCAATGTCTTCGTCCACGTCGAGGCCACTCGAGCGGCCGCGGGCATCGGCCTGCTGCCGTGCTTCATGGCCGATCGACACGACGATCTGGTCCGGCTGTTGCCGGAATCGGTGGCCGTCCGGCTGAGCTATTGGCTTGTCACGCGGCCGGAAACTCTGCGGCGGCCCGAGGTCGGCGCCGTAGTCGAGGCCATCCGAACGCGGGTGGGAGAACAGCGTGACATCCTGCTCGGCATCGACGCGAACGCATAG
- the hsaB gene encoding 3-hydroxy-9,10-secoandrosta-1,3,5(10)-triene-9,17-dione monooxygenase reductase subunit has protein sequence MSAEPIDPRTFRNVLGQFCTGITVITTMHEGAPVGFACQSFAALSLEPPLVLFCPTKVSRSWKAIEATGKFCVNVLHEMQKDVSARFGSKEPHKFAGMDWSPSKLGSPVIKDTLAHIDCTVDSVHDGGDHLVVFGAVHSLSDVPHKKPRPLLFYKGQYTGIEPDKNTPAHWRDDLEAFLTTTTEDTWL, from the coding sequence GTGTCCGCGGAACCCATTGACCCTCGCACATTCCGCAATGTGCTCGGGCAGTTCTGCACCGGCATCACGGTGATCACCACGATGCACGAAGGCGCGCCGGTCGGATTCGCGTGCCAGTCGTTCGCGGCACTGTCGCTGGAGCCGCCGCTGGTGCTGTTCTGCCCGACCAAGGTGTCACGGTCCTGGAAGGCGATCGAAGCGACGGGCAAGTTCTGCGTCAACGTGCTGCACGAGATGCAGAAGGACGTCTCGGCGCGGTTCGGATCGAAGGAGCCCCACAAGTTCGCCGGAATGGATTGGAGCCCGTCAAAGTTAGGCTCGCCGGTGATCAAGGACACGCTCGCTCACATCGACTGCACGGTGGACTCCGTGCACGACGGTGGAGACCACCTCGTGGTGTTCGGCGCGGTGCACTCGCTATCTGACGTGCCCCACAAGAAGCCGCGACCGCTGTTGTTCTACAAGGGCCAGTACACCGGGATCGAGCCCGACAAGAACACGCCTGCGCACTGGCGCGACGACCTCGAGGCATTCCTCACCACGACCACCGAGGACACCTGGCTCTAG
- a CDS encoding 3-hydroxybutyrate dehydrogenase, with translation MTALERRTALVTGGASGIGAACARELASRGAVVTVADLDGVAAKTVAKEIGGKSWVVDLSDVGALEELRLETDILVNNAGVQHVSPIVDFPPERFRFIQTLMVEAPFLLIRAALPHMYDNGFGRIVNISSVHGLRASEYKIAYVTAKHALEGLSKVTALEGGPHGVTSNCVNPGYVRTPLVTKQIADQARTHGISDEQVVSDVLLKEGAIKRLLEPEEVADLVGWLTSPAAGMVTGASYSMDGGWSAR, from the coding sequence ATGACGGCACTCGAGAGGCGAACGGCCCTCGTCACCGGTGGCGCGAGCGGCATCGGCGCGGCATGTGCGCGCGAACTGGCCTCACGGGGCGCCGTTGTCACCGTCGCTGATCTCGACGGCGTCGCAGCGAAGACGGTCGCCAAGGAGATCGGCGGAAAGTCTTGGGTGGTGGACCTTTCCGATGTCGGAGCACTGGAGGAGTTGCGGCTGGAGACCGACATCCTCGTCAACAACGCGGGTGTCCAACATGTCAGCCCGATCGTCGACTTCCCGCCCGAACGCTTCCGCTTCATCCAGACGCTGATGGTGGAAGCGCCCTTCCTGCTGATCCGGGCCGCATTGCCGCACATGTACGACAACGGATTCGGGCGCATCGTCAACATCTCGTCGGTGCACGGCCTTCGCGCATCGGAGTACAAGATCGCCTACGTCACCGCCAAGCATGCTCTGGAGGGATTGTCCAAAGTGACCGCCCTCGAAGGTGGGCCTCACGGTGTGACGAGCAACTGCGTGAACCCCGGGTATGTGCGAACACCGCTGGTGACCAAGCAGATCGCCGATCAGGCCCGCACGCACGGTATTTCGGACGAGCAGGTGGTCTCCGACGTTCTGTTGAAGGAGGGTGCGATCAAACGCCTGCTCGAACCGGAGGAGGTCGCCGATCTCGTCGGCTGGCTGACGTCGCCTGCCGCAGGCATGGTCACGGGTGCGTCCTACAGCATGGACGGCGGCTGGAGCGCACGCTGA
- the hsaC gene encoding iron-dependent extradiol dioxygenase HsaC, with amino-acid sequence MSIKSLGYLRIEATDVAAWREYGLKVLGMVEGTGATEGALYLRMDEFPARLVIIPGDNDRLLQSGWETANAAALQDIRQRLDVEGTPYKEASAAELAERRVDEMIAFDDPSGNTLEVFHGVALEHRRVVSPYGHKFVTEEQGLGHVVLTTKDDAESLHFYRDVLGFYLRDSMKLPPQLVGRPADGAPAWLRFFGVNPRHHSLAFMPGSTPSGIVHLMVEVGEADDVGLCLDRALRRKVPMSATLGRHVNDKMLSFYMKTPGGFDIEFGCEGLKVDDHDWVARESTAVSLWGHDFSVGFK; translated from the coding sequence GTGAGCATCAAATCGCTTGGTTACCTGCGAATCGAGGCGACCGACGTCGCGGCATGGCGCGAGTACGGCCTCAAGGTGCTCGGCATGGTCGAGGGCACCGGCGCCACTGAGGGTGCGCTCTATCTGCGGATGGACGAATTCCCCGCGCGCCTCGTCATCATCCCCGGGGACAACGACCGGCTGCTGCAATCGGGTTGGGAAACCGCCAATGCCGCTGCGCTGCAAGATATCCGCCAGCGGCTGGACGTCGAGGGCACGCCGTACAAGGAGGCCTCGGCCGCTGAGCTCGCGGAACGTCGCGTCGACGAGATGATCGCGTTCGACGACCCGTCGGGTAATACCCTCGAGGTGTTCCACGGCGTCGCCCTCGAACATCGTCGCGTCGTCAGCCCGTACGGCCACAAGTTCGTCACCGAGGAGCAGGGCCTCGGCCACGTGGTGCTGACCACGAAGGACGATGCCGAATCACTGCACTTCTATCGCGACGTGCTCGGGTTCTATCTGCGTGACTCGATGAAGCTGCCGCCGCAGCTCGTCGGACGGCCCGCCGACGGTGCCCCCGCCTGGCTGCGCTTCTTCGGCGTCAATCCGCGGCACCACAGCCTGGCCTTCATGCCAGGGTCGACACCCAGCGGAATCGTGCACCTGATGGTCGAAGTAGGTGAGGCCGACGATGTCGGGCTGTGCCTGGATCGTGCGCTGCGTCGCAAGGTGCCGATGTCGGCGACGCTTGGCCGGCACGTCAACGACAAGATGCTGTCGTTTTACATGAAGACGCCCGGTGGCTTTGACATCGAATTCGGTTGTGAGGGCTTGAAAGTCGACGATCACGACTGGGTGGCTCGGGAGAGCACCGCGGTCAGCCTCTGGGGTCACGACTTCAGCGTCGGCTTCAAGTAA
- a CDS encoding pyridoxal phosphate-dependent aminotransferase has product MDVWLAAAQRQRTHGDLVNLSAGQPSAGAPSAVRAKAIEALESTVLGYTVALGIPELRTAIAEAYRLRHGLVVDPTDVVVTTGSSGGFLLAFLACFDARDRVAIASPGYPCYRNILSALGCEVVEIPCGPETRFQPTAQMLAELDPPVKGVIVASPANPTGTVIPPRELAAIASWCVDTGVRLISDEVYHGLVYEGAPETSCAWETSREAVVANSFSKYFAMTGWRLGWLLVPQELQRAVDCLTGNFTICPPVLSQTAAVAAFTPESIAESDALLHHYAANRELLLDGLPKIGIDRLAPTDGAFYVYADVSHLTGDSLSFCSKLLAETGVAIAPGIDFDPQRGGSYVRLSFAGPPGDIEEALARIGEFVG; this is encoded by the coding sequence ATGGACGTGTGGTTGGCCGCCGCGCAACGGCAGCGCACGCACGGCGACCTGGTGAACCTGTCGGCAGGTCAGCCGAGCGCGGGCGCCCCTTCGGCGGTGCGGGCGAAGGCGATCGAAGCACTCGAGAGCACCGTCCTGGGCTACACGGTCGCCCTCGGCATCCCCGAACTGCGGACCGCGATCGCGGAGGCCTATCGACTGCGGCATGGACTTGTCGTCGACCCCACCGACGTGGTCGTCACCACCGGCTCGTCGGGCGGGTTCCTACTGGCGTTCCTCGCGTGCTTCGACGCACGCGACCGCGTCGCGATCGCGAGCCCCGGCTACCCGTGCTACCGAAATATTCTGTCCGCGCTCGGTTGTGAGGTCGTCGAGATCCCATGCGGGCCTGAGACGAGATTTCAGCCGACCGCGCAGATGCTGGCCGAGTTGGATCCACCCGTGAAGGGGGTGATCGTCGCGAGCCCGGCCAACCCGACCGGCACGGTGATCCCGCCCCGCGAGCTGGCGGCGATCGCGTCGTGGTGCGTGGACACCGGTGTTCGCCTGATCAGCGACGAGGTGTACCACGGCCTGGTCTACGAGGGTGCTCCCGAAACCAGCTGCGCGTGGGAGACGTCGCGTGAAGCCGTTGTGGCCAACAGCTTTTCGAAGTATTTCGCGATGACGGGCTGGCGGCTGGGCTGGCTGCTCGTACCCCAAGAGCTCCAGCGCGCCGTCGACTGCCTCACCGGAAACTTCACCATCTGCCCTCCGGTGCTGTCGCAGACCGCAGCGGTCGCCGCGTTCACACCCGAGTCGATCGCCGAGTCCGACGCGCTGCTGCACCACTACGCCGCAAACCGCGAACTCCTGCTCGACGGACTGCCGAAGATCGGAATCGACCGGCTCGCGCCCACCGACGGCGCGTTCTACGTCTATGCCGACGTGTCACATCTGACCGGCGATTCACTGTCCTTCTGCTCGAAGCTGTTGGCCGAAACCGGCGTCGCGATCGCGCCAGGGATCGACTTCGATCCCCAGCGCGGCGGCTCATACGTGCGGCTGTCGTTCGCGGGCCCGCCAGGCGATATCGAGGAAGCGTTGGCACGCATCGGAGAGTTCGTCGGCTGA